GTCTGTCCTCTTTCTGAAATTGTCAAAGTCAGCACTTATTCTTATAACCCGATCTTTTGCACTCGAAAGTTCCTCAGTTAGTGTTGCCAGTTGCCTTTCTAAAGCTAACTTTTCATCTTCAACTGATTTCAAATGAGTTTCTATTTCAGATATTTTTGACTCATCATTATCTGCCACAGCCTCTTTGTACGACTGCAGTGACGCTAAAATAGATGCAGGCGATTCTTCCACTTCGGAACCATCAGCCTCGACTGAATCGTCATCGGTAGTAGAGCCTTCTGTATCTTCCAGCTATTAATATATTAGTGAGCAAGATATAGTACGTTTCAAAAATGTATTACTACGTGTACAGCATAATAGCAATGTacattagtaaataaataaatttacaaatAACATAGTCCGATAAAAGTCACTTGTTTTTGCATTAGCAAGAGAGATAATGTTCACCAACATCAACTTAACCCAATTAGACAACATATAAATGGAAAATTTCAACAGAAGGTAACATAAGTTTCAAAAAAGCTCCATAAGTGTAATGTAAGTTCATCTGCTCATAAAAAGGATCGAAAGTTCAATTTTTTCAAGAAAAAAGTAAGAATAGAATCAAAAGTTTGGTTACATACATCGGGTTTTTCATCTTGTGTTACTTTTAATGCGCAAAAAATATACTTTTTACTCTTACTGTTCATAGAACTTACATACTTATATCAAGCTTACTGAAACTTTCATTACACTTTAAATCAACATGTATAAACTTAAATTTAGCTTTCTGAACTTACATTACACTTTTCAACACAGAAACCTAACTTTAACTACTTTGCATCAAGTGTTTACATACAAAGCCCTAATGAAAATTATGCAACATGTATATAATTATgagtattaattaaaccctaatatacTTGATATAATGACTTCAACTTTTTGTACAAATTGATATCAGTTGATTTAAATTCGATTAAATCCAAGACATTTTTTCATTTTGAATGTCTTTTGAAATTGGGGAACACTTAAAGTAATTTGTTATTAAAGTAagtaaaatagataaataaatcaataatcaataaataaaataaaaagtgtaCCTGAGGTTGAGATTCATCGGAGAGGACCTCGGTTTCATCTTCAGTAACTAGGGTTTCATCTTGTGAAGAGGAAGAAACAAAGAATCCAAGTGGAAGAAGACGTTGTTGTGATAACTtcaatttattataataattaatattaggaAATTGAATTGGTTTCCATGACTGTTTacagctgttgttgttgttggatgagtggatAGGGTTTAGGCGAGTTCGAGTTAGATTGAAAGTAGTTGCAGAAGCAGAAGCAGCCATTGAAATGGAAATCAaaattgaaattgaaatggaaattgaAATTCAAAGAAATGTGTTTGGTGAAAACAGTGAACTGTGGAGGTGCGATATATGGATAGGCCGATAGGGGAGTTGCTAACTTTTGTGTCAACCTAATATAAAAGCTTAAAATATAAAAAAACATTAAATTAAATCAACTAAAAAAGGTCAAttataatcaataatcaatattTGTATTTACTCTACGTCTAGAGTCTTCGTGATTatataaaagattttttttttttttttttttaaatagaaaAGTTAATGAGTGCGGTAATTGAAAATTTCAAGTGTTTTTAATCATTTTTATGACGTGTTTTTAGTGGACAAGTTAATCAAATCCTAATTTTAGCATCTCAAATTTCATTCTATATCTTTTTCTGCATGATAGTAAAGTAATTTTTGAATTTCGATGTCTTTAGGTCAATCGAACATTTAAACAACTTTACAGATGTAGCTTAGTCCGGGTAAATTCTATCGACTAGGT
The window above is part of the Rutidosis leptorrhynchoides isolate AG116_Rl617_1_P2 chromosome 1, CSIRO_AGI_Rlap_v1, whole genome shotgun sequence genome. Proteins encoded here:
- the LOC139886662 gene encoding uncharacterized protein, which encodes MAASASATTFNLTRTRLNPIHSSNNNNSCKQSWKPIQFPNINYYNKLKLSQQRLLPLGFFVSSSSQDETLVTEDETEVLSDESQPQLEDTEGSTTDDDSVEADGSEVEESPASILASLQSYKEAVADNDESKISEIETHLKSVEDEKLALERQLATLTEELSSAKDRVIRISADFDNFRKRTDRERISLVANTQGEVVESLLPVLDNFERAKAAIKVETEKEEKINNSYQSIYKQFVEILNALGVVPVETTGQRFDPSLHEAIMREESSEYVEGVIIEEFRKGFRIGERLLRPSMVKVSAGPGPESSEPMTISEPDSEKESSDEPEDVDPSDE